TCTACTCACTGATGCCAGTGATTTTAGTGTAATAGATAAGGGTTCTATAGCCAAAGTAAATAATAGTGGACGGGTCCCCTTTGACAACTGAAAATACCATGATTGCTTACCATTTGTAATTATACATGCTTTAGGTGAGGTATATAAAAGTTTAATCCATGAAATAAAATTAGGGCTGTATCcacatttctttaaacattCAAGCAAATATTCCCATTCCACTCTATCAAAAGCTTTCTCTGCATCCACTGCAATAACCATCTCGGGCACCACACTGGACGCAGGAGAGTAAATAATATTTAGGAGTCTGCGGACATTTGTAAAAGAGTGGCGCCCTGAAATAAATCTGGTTTGGTCTGTGGAGATCACATCATGCATTGTGGTTTCCAGCCACAAGGCAAGAGCTTTGGCTAAAATCTtcacatcagaatcagaatcagaattactttaataatcccagggggaaattatttattctgtttaggAGGGAGATGAGTTGGTACGAAAAGCCTCTGCAAATCTACATCTGCTTTTTGAAGCATTTTTGGCAAAGAGCCAGAGAGAAGCACAGCCTATGTAGTATGtacttctctttctctttcatgtaTATGAACCCCAAATTGTATGGGTGATTTCTGTAGTGCCTCTGAGTCTGGTCTGAAGTTGATTCTTGGTGTTTTGCTATTGAGCTCTGTTATCTCTCAGCATGAAGAAATCTGGCCACTGAGAGGTGAGAAAAATCTGAACAAATAAATCAGCCAAAGTGTTGAAAGCTACTTTTTGGTTTAAATGTAAGAAAGTACTAATGAGCTTATCAGTACACTGTTGAAGAATGTAGGTGGAGATGTGTCAAAGCATAACTTCAGAGGATTCACAAGTTTGAAGAAAAACCTGCGTAtatgtgaaatatgtgaaaCTAACGGTTACGAACAGATGAGACAAAGATCAATCTGTTCCAGTATGATAAAAAGTGGAAAGtatggaggggggaaaaaaaagttcataaTTGAAGGCATACCAACTTATCTGTCAGacatggagaaggaggaggtcaTGCAGCAGGATCTTTGACCTTGAGCATACTGTTTGATTGAGTCACTCTCCTGACTTTAGTCAAAGATAGCATGAAGACCATGATCAAAAGTAAAAAGATTTCTAAACAGTTCAAGTCTGGTAGAGCAGCACttcaaacaaatataaatgcCAATCCAATTCGATTGAGGACCACAACACGACTGTGTTGTGAAAGCATAAGTCAAAGTAATTCTGAATCTTGCtaaatgatgtaatgtaattaaagtCAAAACCATTACATTTATCCATTGTGTGAAAACTGCTATGggacatgtgtgtctgtttctgaagTCCTGAGTTAATTGAACACAACTCACAAAAGCTGTATGAAATAATCATAGATGCTGTATGGGAACACCTTTGGGAATTTGAAGGAGATGCTGTaggaaacttttaaaaaaaaaggccagtaGCAGATTTTATGACAGTGTACCTACAGTTTTGCTCAAATCACtattatgaaaacaaacatacctCCCTGTCTCCAATTCCAATTTCCTTTCACTTTGTGTTGCCTCCTGGGGCGATCATTACTACCAAACACCAGACTACCATAATAAACTGGCACAGGGGAAACCTGTTAATCTGTTTAGATTTCCTGTAATGTTCTCGTCTGACTGCACTGCTTTTCCATTCCTTGTGGAGTAAATGAAAATCCATCTAAATTTAAGTATTTGTCATGATGAGAAAAGTCAAGTCTCCCACACGTTTTACTGTACCATCTCACTATATACAATAAGTGTCCTGGATTTGTACATGCAGAAGCATCCAGTTCTGTCTGACTCGTGACTGCCCTCTGGTTCCTCCCCAAATTCACAAAGGCTAGGGTTTTGTGCCATACCCCAGTTCTCTGGCACAAACCCCGAGCTGGGAAACAGATAGAAATTCCAGATAAATGAAGACcatattctgttttctttcccttgACTGGAGTTGTGGAGACAGAGCCCTATCAGAAAGCTGACTGCTTGTGGTTCAGTGGTCGCATAATTTAAAGACCTCTTACAACCTGGTCTGGTGAATCTAATGTTGCAATGAGAGTTCATATGATCACGTATGGTTATTACCACTAAATCTAATGgccacacatttattttctttcttaagTTGTTTACCTCATGTTAgcaatgtcattttaaaatatctatcCCAGACCTAACAACTTTTTCTGCTACATAATGATTTTACAGAATTTTTCCCTACCTGTTTTTCTCCCTGCTTTAGAGGTTAGACATATGGTTTCATACTACAACAAAACAACTGCATGTTCACCTTCTGCCTGCCAACATCTGCTTGTGTAGTGTTGATTACAGCTGCCCTTGATGTAGTCGTCAGAAGGAAACTCATAGTAGATTCTAGCCTTAACTGGCAGACAACTGGGAATGTAATACATTTCAAGAAGGATTCCAGCTGCcactttgtcttgtttttcttggccTCTGCttattttttatcaaaaaacattttgggtgTGCAAAGCCGAGGGATATGAACAGTCATTACCCCTGGAGTACAGTGGAGCTACTGAGGTAGGAAGCGGAGAAACAATAAACAGGTGGCATTAACATCTCAGAGGCTGCAGATATATAAGCCTGTTGAAATGAAGATGTACAcataagagaaagaaatcatGCACAGAAAAGAAGTGGATTTTAACTGTAGCGTCAGTGACacatgaaaaaagacaaaagcaacactagttgcacacacattacactaCATTCTTGTCCTGCCATCTTAAAGACCAGGTGAATATATTACTAATCTATTACTTTAGAATAAGCAATTTTTATCTCCAGATAAAAGTTGTTAGGTTCAACATACCACtgtgtctgccatgttgaaccaccatgtttctagaGTAGCCCTGttaggacaaactaaacactggctctaaataggACTTTTCATGTTACCTGTCTCACATTTTTCGCATTTCATGGTAGTATCTCctacactaggaaggagagagttGACAGTTACAACTACATTGCTAAATGCCActaaaccaatgacagtataaagaatggacagtgacATCACCTGTAGGTTTTTCAgagcgctgttttgaagctgaaaatgtgGGACGCTGGCCGCCGCTATCTTATACTGTTTCTTCTGCCTTCCATTTAATCTAAATgtcagcaaagacatggatcatcggcagacctgaaGCGGTCAGAATGACACTTGGAACTTTAAgctttattatcatttaaacagttgtcatgaatggggaaattagctatagaaaccaaaaccattgtgtgtaccaggctgtaaacatgtttatttctgctgtgaaggtgGGCCTTTTAATATGGGCGCTTGTGgagactcacttctggagcctgTCTCAAGCAGCCGCTCGAGGAATTGGATTCAAGGACTCCTACACTGGTCCTTAAAAGAAGCCTCTCATAAAAGGCAATTATTTCCTAACTGTATGCTGTCAGTATTCTTCGAAGAATATTCTTTGTAGTTAGGTATAAGACAATGTGTCATGTCGCAGTGTCAGGCCATTATTACAGTGTCAGATCGACTTATTATCCCAGTCTCATTATCCCTTTTACCTTTATATGCTTCAGAGATTTGCCTTTACTTGCCTTTGCTTCCTTAACCTGCATCAGTGACCCACCAAAGCTGTTTGAACAGGGTACTAAGACTCTTCAGAAAGATCTATGGGCGAGTTGAACTTTCCACCAAATAGAACATGATTCCAAGGTGAGGATTATCACACTAAAGTCAGCTAGGGGCCTCCCTTATGAATAACAGCTGATGCCCTTGTATCCCAATCCCACAGATTCCCTGCTTTGTGGTCACTGTTAGAGAGCATTTGGTTCACTAGAATTGACCTGCGGGATGCTTCACAGTAAGTGGTGCTTCATAGCTGAGATTTATGCAAACCCACACCTTGATCAAATCAGCGCTGTCAAAGGAGGCAGTTGGAATTTAACTTCCATATAAAACATAGGATGCACGTTGGAAGACACATGGGTTGATTCTCAGAAACAATTTCCATTCCAATCATggagttcttttttttatgttgcataAGGACAAAAATTTAAGTGGTAGCCAGAATCATAAGCATAATAGGTACAAAGTCTGATAGAAATTCTCTTGAGTAACGATTGCCAAACCAAAATCTGCACGTAAACAAATGCAGGAAActtgcttcaaaataaaagattgcTGCGAGGTTGACCCATGATTGAATCCTATGGTTTAACCGATTATAGGAGTTTTGCAGAGGCTGGGTTGTGGAAGGCATGAAGGGGAAAATATGCTCTTAAACGGTTGTgtgcaataaaacatgaagcacTAAATGGGATTTATGATCCTGGGGTGGTGAGGTAAATGGAAAGTCCTGGCAAAGACTAACATTTGGACTTTGGAAGACATAGCAATTTACGTATGGCTAACTATATTGTGTATAAATACTAAGTCATTTGTTgttgactgattgactgatgtTCCTTCCACAAAAGTAGAAAATATCTGAGCAACTGTAAACTGAGATGGCTATTAAAAACAGGCCTTAGGTTTGTATTTGCTATTTCAAGCACAGATTTCAGTTTTCAATGTCACCATCTACATTACTTTTTCACTGAGTTGAAGATAAGTGGATTTGGGCCAATATGATATCAAGGACTCGTCACTTATCAAGCCACTGCATTGGTTACTCTAATCACATTCTAGTTTATTTCAATTAGCCATTACAGATATGACATGTACTGCTGTTCTTTAGAGAATGGAAATATTTACCAACACTTTATTAGGCACTGAATTAAAATTTCATTAATGCACAACTCCTCTGCAGCTaacataataaaaagaaagaccAGTGAACATTTTTCTTGTCTGAGGCCAGCCCAAAGATGATGGCATCGTATAGCCAGCTGTTTAGATAGGAAATACAATATTTAGCATTACCACATTTCGCTGGAGTTTATTGTCTATTCTTTGTAATTGTTGGAAATGATACCAAACTTCCTGTATGACAAATCTTAGCAAATTGTTTCTTATCTGTATGTTATGTTTTGGAACAGCCATTAGTTCCATGAAATACATACTAATAAAGCACTTGATTCTCTAAGATTTCTGCATGGGAGGGAGGTTTTGAGACTGGGTTTTGGCGTGTAGGCTGTTCCTATTACACACTGCCTAGAGGCCTGGACAGTATGGACACATTGGTGGAAAGCCAAACCATACATTAAATTTCAATTTGAAGCCCACTTAATTCTGCCTGTTTTGATTACTTATGTCAGAGTCTAAAGTatgttgattgattgtttgattaGTGGTGGGTAACAGTCACAGTTGATAGTAATCTACACATTTACTTACCTTGGCATTGAAATCATTTTCAGATATACAGTAATGTTGTTATGAACACAGTATTGGCTGGGCTGCTATTATGCTTTATAATCCTTGTACtcatcaacaaacaacaacttaaGGTTCAGTCAGACAGATACTGGCTAATTTCTTCAAGGAAAGTAATACACACCGAAGCAAGTGTCTGTCAGCaagaaacataaacagaatACTACAATACCATATGGAAAGGTTTGCAACATGAATccagaaatgttgattttgttCAATATTCAAAAAATGCATTATGTTTAATTTTCTGTGCTGATTTACCACTTAATACTTTCAGTTAGTTAGATGGAATAAAGCATTTACAGACTTTTAACAGGATCCAAGAAGGGGTGGAGTTAATGGAAGAATTGGCATTACCTATGCATTTGCAAAGTAGAAGTTGGTCTAATTTTGACATCAAGCCTATAGCTCCCATTCTATGCAAAGCACTGATGCTGTAGGTTAACACAGATAATACATGTAGGTAATAAACAGGTGTGTTGCTTTGATACAGGTTACATCTCATGACACTTCATTGAGTTAAATGAGGTTTTGGCGCCACTAAGTGGTGATTTTATGGTAAAGTTGAGGCTGGGGAAAGATGTGACGTTTTTGACGTTTGAAGGTATAATGCATTTATAAAACTCTGGCCTTAATCAATTTTACTACTACTGTTAAGACaacactgtaactgtaacttttGATTATTGTAACAGACCTAATTTCAAGactatttttctttatttgaaagTATGATCATCCTATTACACATTcaataaaactgtgaaatcaTACTGAGCAAACCCacatcagcaaaataaaataaaaacaaaagtgacacTTCGTACATTGATAATCGATCCAAACGCATATCATTTTTTATATGGAAttgtgccatgtttttttttttataattcaaaGATTTCGCCATTctctagaaaataaaaatacaaccatATATAATGACGACTGAAAACTCTGTCTTAATACTAATATTAAACCATTTCGGTCATCTGTGTTTTAATGAGGTTACTAACAGCTACGGCACGACATACATTTCCCCGTTGTCGCATGGCAACGTGGTTACCTAGACGACTGTCATCAAACACCGCTTGGACGAGCTAACCGCTAActacatgctaatgctgcaAATTACTTCCGCATATTTTGCATATAGTTACTACGggtttctattttattttatttagtgtgCGCCTCCATGTCAAAGCATAAGGTAAATAGAAAGCACTGTGTGTAGGTTGTGTTGTCTTGTCGACTTTAGACttagacaaaaataataactagTTTGTGCTCAAGTTAAATGGATGTTTCAGCTAATTACTACATATACTTGTTTGTTATAATTAGCAAATAATTATGTAGTGGGTTTAGAGTTAACTGTAGTAATTACCGAACCAGAGGATTTGCTAATTGATGTTTCTGCTGTAAAGTGTAAATTTGTACAAGAACATGAGGAATTAAGCTGAGTCATGGTTTGCTTTCTTCAGACATCTGGATACAAAGGTCCATATGACTATACCAAAACTGAGGAGCGGTGAGTGTTGCTCTTAAgttgatttaaataaactgttatTCACAAATACTGGTAACAGTAATGATGTTATAATTTCTCCTCAGGGAGGGAAGAAGTTGTGTGCGTTACAAATGTGGCCTAATCAACACCATACTGGATGTGCTGCGCCAAAGACCAGGTTGGGTTGAAGTCAAAGAGTGAGTACGGTTGTctcttcatcatcacatcagATTCTCTGTCATCATATTTGTGGCTTGACTCTGGTATCTACTTTTTCTCACAGTGATGGAGAGTGGGATTTCCACTGGTGTGATGTAGGCTGGCTCAGGGAGAATTTTGATCACTCGTACATGGAGGAACATGTAAGAATAAACCACTTTCGCAACCATTATGAGGTGAGCCTTTGACACTATGAACTCAGATTTCAACAGAAATGATCTTATATCCTTCAAATCAAAACTCgtcttgtctttttctgtgttttatgttacaGCTGAGTCGCAAAAACCTCATGGTGAAAAACCTCAAAAGATACAGGAAAAATCTCGAAAGGGAAGTTGGTCGTGTGGAGGCATCCAAATGTGATTTTTTCCCCTGCACCTTTGCACTGCCCAGCGAATATCATCTCTTTGTAGAGGAGTTCAAAAGAAGCCCTGGCAGCACATGGATCATGAAGCCGGTAAGCTTAAGTAGATCATAGATGTAATCCAGTGCAATGAAATGATCTTTAATTCAGTATTTGGATGATGGAACTAAAGTTAAATTAGCACCAAATTGCATTTCAgtcatgaaaattaaaattttacTATATGTTTATTTAGGTAGCAAAATCTCAAGGAAAAGGCATTTTCCTGTTCCGGAAACTGAAAGACATCATGGATTGGAAGAAggtattgtgtatttatttcatcaagGAATTGGGTGtagattaaattattaaaaatagaaattctCCATACACACCTACATATTCAGATTGATAATATTGCTCTTACACAGGATGGCACGCGCTCAGAGGAACAGAAGGATGCAGCTCAAGTGGAAAGCTATGTGGCTCAACGCTATATAGAGAACCCCTACCTCATTAATGGTAATGAACcgaatgaaaaacacactttacacatacacaattTAGAAAACACATCAAGTGTAGTACCAAGAAAATTACATAAATTAATCATGGACAAATTATACTTCCCTTTGTGCTTTTTGTCCCCACAGGCAGGAAATTTGATCTGAGGGTCTATGTGCTGGTCACATCAGTACGTACTGAACCTTGTTAATCACAGTGTTTTACACACAATGTTCATTTTGctgcaacagtgtgtgtgcatgcatgtacaatgtgtgcgtttgtgtttcaGTATGTTCCCTTGAAGGCTTGGCTGTATCGAGATGGCTTTGCCCGCTTCTCAAGCACCCGCTTTTCTCTCAGCACTATTGATGACAAGTGTATCCATTTTTTGCCGTCATAACATTTTGTCTCCATTGATACGCTGAAGTGATCTGAAGTGAAGTCTTGCTCTGAGTTTTTAGTACAAATGTGCCAGTTGTCCTTTACCAAGTTGAGCCTTTGTCTATTGAAATATTCAAGCAAAGTCGGTTTTAAATAGCCCAGTTTGACCCATTTTCTGAGGCTGTTGTTCCTAATTTTGTCTCTTTCATCCACATCCCTGTGGAAGGCGTGATTACATCATTCAAGTTCCCAAATTCTACTTAGTGTCTCTTTTCAGATATGCACCTCACCAATGTGGCTGTTCAGAAAACAGCGCCAGACTATGATCCTGAAAAGGTGCGTATAACAGGAACTTCAAACAGTAGTTAACAGATcatgttactgtatatttaagtCAGTTTTTCTGAAAAATCCCCTTGAACAGATGCTTTCTCCTCTTTATTACTCTACTATTCATCTCAAAATAGGGATGCAAGTGGCAAATACAGCAGCTTCGAAGATACCTGACTGCAAAACATGGCAGAGAGACAGTAGAAATCCTGTTTAAAGAGATGGATAATATATTTGTCCGCAGTCTACAGAGTGTACAAAAGGTCATTATAAATGACAAACACTGCTTTGAGCTCTATGGGTATGACATTCTACTGGATCAGAACCTCAAACCGTAAGTGATCGAACTGTCTTCATATACACACTTACTTGCAAACAAACATACGCATCAACACGAACACGAAGAGAGAGCACATGCACAGACAAGTCAACATGGCACACAATTAACTTACCCTTCCTGGATACTTAAAAACAAAGCCGTAAATCTGCTAGTGTGAAAATACCATGTACAAACACCTCATAAAACTCCACTGCATATTTGAAATACTGACAGATGGGCAATAATCCTGctgtaaatgatgaaaaaacacaccaatGACTGTGCATGCTGTTCTCAAATGCAAATATTGTTAACATTCAAGCACTTGTGCCTACCTAACAATCTCTATTGAACTGTTTGCTGTTCCTCGTGGATTGGACTAATGCCGGCTCTAAAGGCTAAGTAAATGTTTGGTGGATGTCATCACCCATGTCTTTGCAGGTGGTTAATTGAGGTGAACGCGtctccctcacacacagccAGTAGTCAAGAGGATTACGAAATGAAGTGCCGGCTGCTGGAAGATACTTTGAACGTTGTTGATATGGAGGGAAGGTAACGGCCCATTTCTCATTatgtctttgcctttttttgtcaTCGTCCCTGTTCATTATATGTAGACATCACATCACAAGTATAATCTTGTCAGCCAAGAGAAGCATCTTTGAGAAACACTTTAACAAATTGTGTCATagcaacaataaacaaaatatactaCCATCTTAGATCACAGGGTGAATGCTGTGCAAACAACGAGTTCCTTTTATCTCTTTGTGACACACTGATGCTGcgttttaactttttttttttttcaatcaggCTCACTGGCAAGGAGAAAAGGGTGGGTGGCTATGATCTAATGTGGAACGATGGGCCTGTCTACAGAGAGGATGTCAACGTAGAAACATTTGGTTCATGTTTCACTGCCAACACACACTTAGGTAACCTGACTGCGGTGCTATTGCAAACTTACCGGAGGGAccaaaaatcagcatttttgaGGCATTCTGATAAATGTGAAGAAACTATACATGCATTCATAAAAGTCTTTATCATTCTGTTATTACTAATCACTTACAGTCTGTTACTATTCTGTGCAGGGTGtgtgaatgacagagagaagcagcttCGCCGTCTTCTAAAACCATTTCCAGGCCAGAAGAAGATGTAACACACCCATCAGTTTTATCTCCCACCATTATAGTGTTTGGTATGTGTCTCAGGGGAGACAGGCTCCAGTGACCTTAGTAATATTTCATGAAAAATGAGCGCTCTCTGATGACCTGATCTAAGCACCTAGGTTGaaatctgaatgcaaatgaatgaaaactacATTTCCTTCCTTGTAGTGCTTCCTTCCTTGTAGATTTTCAGAGTTCAAAGTATACTGGTATGCAGATATTTTCTTGTGCAGCAATTAACATGATTAATAACTACAAATTAAAGTGGTTTGGGATTTTAGCAGTATCCCAGTAATAAAGACAATTATGAGCTGTGCATAATTTCTCCATTTGTTCCAAAGAATGACCAATAGATCAATGTCATTTGAgtgcaaaacatttatttctatgCGTTACAAATACTTGCATTCAacataaagaaaatacataGGACAATCTTTCTGCGTGCGTGTCAACATCATGTACACATTTATAATAACACCGCCCCCTCCTGGCCCCTTATCTATGGCTTTGATATTTTTCATGAATATTAAGTAAAGAGGTGCAATCTGAATACATATCACATTATTTACATTGATGTAGTGTTTGCATGAATCAAGCACGCGTGATgaatcacaacaaacacataagACAATCTAATGTAAACACGGTGTTCTAAAGAATTCAAGTATGTGTGGAATATGATGATATGTATAACATTACCGTTACAGCCGAACAGCTATGATGTGTTGAAAGTCCATTGAACCACAGGAATGACCAATGGTACAGCACAGTAGACATTAAGCTACATTCAGCTGactaaacattttctttttgtgcatgATGATGTAAACATAATAATGACAATGATGAATACAAGTCAACCACAACACTTTTCATAAATATAACTATGGTATATAAAATTTGGAAAAATATGCATTTACATTCGTAGCAAACATTACACTGTCTTCAATGATAGAAAGAGCTCAGCTCTAGgcaaaatacaatatattatcATCGACTACAATTCAAGCTGTTCAAACGTGAAAGCCCTTGTAACCAAAAATGTAATACCACTGCACAAATATATCTTGAAACAAATTACATTACTGCGGCACACCACCACTTATTGCGCCTCCTTCATTTCGCCCAAAGATGCTTCAACTGAACGTACATCTTAAAACATGAGGCaccaaagaaaagacaaaaagcaaacatCGAGTAAAGGAAGAGCgatgaaaacaaatacattccAACATCAAACTCCACTAGTAACGGCTATGGTTGTATACACTGACTAAAATGTATTGTTCTGTGTTAAACTTCACTATGGATTACTTATGCTGAAAGCTGTCCAGTGGTACAGTGGATGCTTATTTTATGCCTATTTAAACATTAGTAGAACACTGAGAGATGGCTGTGCAGTGCAGCAGAGTTCAGTTTACACCAAAGCTGTGTTTTTAGAATTCTACTAGTGTTTAGGGTCATAATGAACCTTCTGTCAGTtcaacatatttactgtacatcttGAATGAAATACAACATGTAGATATAAGTCTATTAGATTTAAGTGTCTTATTATGCTTGGAAATCgttgcagttttatttctattctaGCTGCTCAACTTCTTGTTAGTTTTGACCTTTTGAAGGCTGTACGCCACTGACTGATTTACTGTAGACTGCTGTACAACAGTTACAACATGTTAGTATTACACAGATTACACAGAAAGCAAGCATAGGTTCAAGCTCCTGTACCGAGTAACCACTAAGGAAAGCACTATATTGTAGGTCTACGGGGGTTACTTTGCAACAAAGtgcacattttttgttttgccattCTGCTTACTACTAAGTGGTGCTTTGGAGAGAGACTGCGGCTCTTTAGCGGCTCTTTTCATGGTAGTTTTAGAGGCTTGACCTActgcctctgtcctctgccAGTCCTTCTCTACTCTCTTGGAGGTGAGGGCCTCTCTCTTATTCGCAGCAAAGACACGTTTCTCTGCACCAGCAGCTTTACTGCCACTGGGCTCCTTTTTAACATCTGTCTCAGAGTTAGCTCTGACACGGCTTTTCCTCACCTGACCTTTGCCATTTGGGTTACATCCAGATTCCTGCGGTTGCTTACGGGCATTGCCTGCAGCCTGCATGTGCCTGAGATGACTCTTTCC
The sequence above is drawn from the Larimichthys crocea isolate SSNF chromosome XV, L_crocea_2.0, whole genome shotgun sequence genome and encodes:
- the ttll9 gene encoding putative tubulin polyglutamylase TTLL9 isoform X1; the encoded protein is MSKHKTSGYKGPYDYTKTEEREGRSCVRYKCGLINTILDVLRQRPGWVEVKDDGEWDFHWCDVGWLRENFDHSYMEEHVRINHFRNHYELSRKNLMVKNLKRYRKNLEREVGRVEASKCDFFPCTFALPSEYHLFVEEFKRSPGSTWIMKPVAKSQGKGIFLFRKLKDIMDWKKVDGTRSEEQKDAAQVESYVAQRYIENPYLINGRKFDLRVYVLVTSYVPLKAWLYRDGFARFSSTRFSLSTIDDKYMHLTNVAVQKTAPDYDPEKGCKWQIQQLRRYLTAKHGRETVEILFKEMDNIFVRSLQSVQKVIINDKHCFELYGYDILLDQNLKPWLIEVNASPSHTASSQEDYEMKCRLLEDTLNVVDMEGRLTGKEKRVGGYDLMWNDGPVYREDVNVETFGSCFTANTHLGCVNDREKQLRRLLKPFPGQKKM
- the ttll9 gene encoding putative tubulin polyglutamylase TTLL9 isoform X2, with amino-acid sequence MSKHKTSGYKGPYDYTKTEEREGRSCVRYKCGLINTILDVLRQRPGWVEVKDDGEWDFHWCDVGWLRENFDHSYMEEHVRINHFRNHYELSRKNLMVKNLKRYRKNLEREVGRVEASKCDFFPCTFALPSEYHLFVEEFKRSPGSTWIMKPVAKSQGKGIFLFRKLKDIMDWKKDGTRSEEQKDAAQVESYVAQRYIENPYLINGRKFDLRVYVLVTSYVPLKAWLYRDGFARFSSTRFSLSTIDDKYMHLTNVAVQKTAPDYDPEKGCKWQIQQLRRYLTAKHGRETVEILFKEMDNIFVRSLQSVQKVIINDKHCFELYGYDILLDQNLKPWLIEVNASPSHTASSQEDYEMKCRLLEDTLNVVDMEGRLTGKEKRVGGYDLMWNDGPVYREDVNVETFGSCFTANTHLGCVNDREKQLRRLLKPFPGQKKM